In a genomic window of Coprococcus eutactus:
- a CDS encoding calcium/sodium antiporter, translating into MEILKMLGQILLLVLGFVFMIKGADIFVDGASKIAVKCNIPEMVVGLTIVAMGTSAPEAAVSIKAALSPEGAGITVGNVLGSNIINILVILGVTALIAALPIKKNTLRIDIPFVIAASIMILGMGYFDGVLSRLEGVIFYIVFIIFLVYLVISAKKGNSESDSIVITEKDKAPRLILFIIIGLALVVVGSNFTVNAASYIAGKLGMTERLIGLTIVAFGTSLPELVTSCTAAKKGQTDIAIGNIVGSNIFNILFVAGTTMLITPVQFEKNFLVDGIMAIVAAVLLWVCSARKKKLTKPGGIVMLAVYAVYFAYIMYKNYMS; encoded by the coding sequence ATGGAGATATTAAAAATGTTAGGTCAGATACTGTTGTTGGTGCTCGGCTTTGTGTTTATGATAAAGGGCGCGGATATATTTGTGGACGGTGCATCCAAGATAGCGGTAAAGTGTAATATTCCAGAGATGGTAGTAGGCCTTACCATAGTAGCGATGGGCACAAGTGCTCCAGAGGCGGCAGTCAGCATAAAAGCGGCATTATCGCCAGAGGGGGCCGGGATCACCGTTGGAAATGTACTTGGAAGCAATATAATAAATATACTGGTAATCCTTGGAGTCACAGCACTTATTGCAGCACTCCCTATAAAGAAAAATACGCTCAGAATAGATATACCATTTGTAATTGCTGCATCTATCATGATACTTGGCATGGGTTATTTTGACGGTGTGCTCAGCAGACTTGAGGGCGTGATATTCTATATCGTGTTTATCATATTCCTTGTATATCTGGTTATCAGTGCAAAAAAAGGAAATAGTGAGAGTGATTCTATAGTGATTACGGAGAAGGATAAGGCACCGAGACTTATATTGTTCATAATCATAGGATTGGCACTTGTTGTGGTTGGAAGTAACTTTACTGTAAATGCAGCGTCATATATAGCCGGCAAGTTAGGCATGACAGAGAGACTTATAGGACTCACCATCGTGGCATTTGGTACATCTCTTCCGGAGCTTGTGACATCATGTACAGCAGCAAAGAAGGGGCAGACAGATATAGCCATAGGCAACATAGTTGGAAGCAATATATTCAACATACTTTTCGTTGCCGGAACTACGATGCTCATAACTCCGGTGCAGTTTGAGAAGAATTTCCTTGTGGACGGCATCATGGCAATAGTCGCAGCTGTACTTCTCTGGGTATGCAGCGCTAGAAAGAAGAAACTCACCAAGCCGGGCGGAATAGTGATGCTGGCTGTGTATGCGGTATATTTTGCTTATATTATGTACAAGAATTATATGTCGTAG
- a CDS encoding Lrp/AsnC family transcriptional regulator — protein MDNIDYKILGCLKKNARLTASSISEEINLSVSAVIERIRKMESSGVIKGYTIEVDQKKLGNEMVAIMEVRLKHPKYYDEFAQLIQTNDSIVACFYMTGDFDFILKIVTDSAAGLDEVYRFVKGYEGVSATETHFVLKTLKDEVSVIPEVKKQ, from the coding sequence ATGGATAATATTGATTACAAGATACTGGGGTGCCTGAAGAAGAATGCCAGACTGACAGCGTCATCTATCAGTGAAGAAATCAATCTCTCTGTCTCGGCGGTGATAGAGAGGATAAGAAAGATGGAGAGCAGCGGAGTCATAAAAGGGTATACGATCGAGGTTGATCAGAAAAAACTCGGCAATGAGATGGTTGCCATTATGGAGGTTAGATTAAAACATCCAAAGTATTATGATGAATTTGCTCAGCTTATACAGACAAATGACAGTATTGTCGCGTGTTTCTATATGACGGGGGATTTTGATTTTATACTTAAGATAGTGACAGATTCTGCAGCTGGACTGGATGAGGTGTACAGATTTGTAAAAGGATACGAGGGAGTGTCCGCAACGGAGACACATTTTGTGTTAAAGACGCTGAAGGATGAGGTATCAGTTATACCGGAGGTAAAGAAACAATGA
- a CDS encoding DUF4317 domain-containing protein: MTKKDVLEIRHQFAPSTCSISKICGCYVDGDNKKVATIKEQFLTMPEEETFKYFEIFKKTLSGSIGKNLVTMPFPTSQEFDGGTQEFLNRLRKSNLEDDELIDEFYDKVIENYDYTGNYLILLIHDTYDVPGKTTDGIMMDDASDEVYEYIMCSICHVNLSKAGLSYFDMDSTFHNRVRDWVVDMPDIGFLFPAFIDRGTDIHNVLYYTKKPEELHDNFISNLLGTSLPITASEQKDVFQEIVTETLGDDCNYEMVKTIHDNLNEMIEQRKDSPEPLTLSKNTIKNLLTESGVSDEKMADFDAHYEKVTAAAAPPEQTSENPDDEPAIVVPREKSTVMYATNVANTKTFEVKTPDVVIKVNPERTDLVETMEIDGRKCIVIQISDQVEVNGIPINNN, encoded by the coding sequence ATGACAAAAAAAGATGTACTTGAGATCAGGCACCAGTTTGCCCCATCCACATGTTCTATCAGTAAGATCTGCGGATGCTATGTGGACGGTGACAACAAAAAGGTTGCAACTATAAAAGAACAGTTCCTCACCATGCCAGAGGAAGAGACATTCAAATATTTTGAGATATTTAAGAAAACCCTTTCAGGAAGCATAGGAAAGAATCTGGTGACAATGCCATTTCCAACCTCACAGGAGTTTGATGGCGGCACTCAGGAATTTCTCAACAGACTGAGAAAGAGTAATCTTGAGGACGATGAGCTTATAGATGAATTCTATGATAAGGTCATCGAAAACTATGACTACACAGGTAACTACCTTATCTTATTGATACATGATACATACGACGTTCCCGGCAAGACCACGGATGGAATCATGATGGATGATGCATCTGACGAAGTATACGAATATATCATGTGTTCTATATGCCACGTCAACCTATCCAAGGCAGGTCTCAGCTACTTTGATATGGACAGCACATTCCACAACAGGGTACGCGACTGGGTGGTTGATATGCCTGACATCGGATTCCTGTTCCCAGCATTTATAGACAGGGGCACTGACATCCACAATGTCCTGTATTACACCAAGAAACCTGAGGAGCTACACGACAATTTCATCAGCAACCTGCTCGGCACCTCACTTCCTATAACAGCAAGTGAGCAGAAGGATGTATTTCAGGAAATCGTCACCGAAACACTGGGAGATGACTGCAACTACGAGATGGTAAAGACTATCCACGACAATCTCAATGAGATGATAGAGCAGAGAAAGGACAGTCCTGAACCTCTAACTCTCTCCAAGAACACTATAAAGAACCTGCTGACCGAGAGCGGAGTATCAGACGAGAAGATGGCAGACTTTGACGCCCACTATGAGAAGGTAACCGCTGCGGCAGCACCGCCTGAACAGACATCTGAGAACCCTGATGATGAACCAGCCATAGTTGTACCACGTGAGAAGTCAACCGTCATGTACGCAACAAATGTTGCGAACACCAAAACTTTTGAGGTGAAGACTCCGGATGTTGTCATCAAGGTAAATCCCGAGCGCACAGATCTCGTGGAAACCATGGAGATCGACGGAAGGAAATGCATAGTCATCCAGATATCTGATCAAGTCGAGGTAAACGGAATACCTATCAACAACAACTAG
- a CDS encoding magnesium transporter CorA family protein: protein MITLYRTDDRILSEIQEYGPGAWIVMTKPTIDESKSIAERFEIDLADVRAALDDEESSRVQVEDNYTLIIVDIPSIEIRNEREAYTTIPLGIILVADCIITICAEETPVLEAFMEGKVREFSTKKRMRFMYQILYRNCTTYQYYLRVMDRRRTLIEQRIQDETEDTDLIDLHELESNLVYFATSLRANGVVLDKLTRYGRIKQYPEDKELLDDVLVENKQAIEMTQIYRDIISGTRELMTTIINNRLNNAMKFLAAITIVMAVPTVISGVYGMNVGTKWMPFANVPYGFEIVCGIILVISIVIALILKKKKMLKQ from the coding sequence ATGATCACACTGTACAGAACAGATGACAGAATTTTGAGTGAAATACAGGAATATGGTCCTGGAGCCTGGATAGTGATGACAAAGCCGACCATAGATGAGAGCAAGAGCATAGCCGAGAGATTTGAGATAGATCTGGCGGATGTAAGAGCTGCCTTGGATGATGAGGAGAGCTCGCGTGTTCAGGTGGAGGACAACTACACACTGATAATCGTGGATATCCCTTCTATAGAGATAAGAAATGAGAGAGAGGCATATACCACAATCCCTCTTGGTATCATACTTGTTGCAGACTGTATCATCACCATATGTGCTGAGGAGACGCCTGTGCTTGAGGCGTTCATGGAAGGCAAGGTGAGAGAATTTAGTACCAAGAAGAGGATGAGGTTCATGTATCAGATACTCTACAGAAACTGTACAACATATCAGTATTATCTGAGAGTCATGGATAGAAGAAGAACGCTCATAGAGCAGCGTATCCAGGATGAGACTGAGGATACAGATCTCATAGATCTTCATGAGCTGGAGTCCAACCTTGTATACTTCGCTACGTCACTGAGAGCGAACGGGGTAGTCCTCGACAAGCTGACCAGATATGGTAGGATCAAGCAGTATCCGGAGGATAAGGAATTGCTTGACGACGTTTTGGTGGAGAATAAGCAGGCTATAGAGATGACACAGATATACAGAGATATCATAAGTGGTACGAGGGAGCTCATGACTACGATTATCAACAACAGATTGAACAATGCCATGAAGTTCCTTGCAGCTATAACCATTGTCATGGCTGTACCAACAGTTATATCGGGTGTGTATGGAATGAATGTGGGCACAAAGTGGATGCCGTTTGCAAATGTACCGTATGGCTTTGAGATAGTGTGCGGTATAATACTCGTTATAAGTATTGTGATAGCCTTGATATTGAAGAAAAAGAAGATGCTCAAGCAGTAG
- a CDS encoding SPFH domain-containing protein — MGLFSNQFANVVEWEEYRDDVIFWKWTNREIKKDSKLIIKPGQDAIFLYNGAVEGIFTESGSYTIDSQIIPFLSTLKGFKFGFNSGLRAEVLFVNTKEFTCNWGTSSPIRLQAPGLPGGLPVRSNGKFSFKIDDYNVLIEKVAGIKQQFTVDDIRDRIRGILDGLLMKWITKVGGDVFNLMANSVDIAKGIKEDLDMELLGIGLTITDFRISEFTYPENIQKRADQAAEYSMIGDMNRFQQVNMVDSMARGGHAGTAGSNATDMANAMVGMQMGMAMANQMAGTMNQMNNQMNNQMGGQAAGNGVAPKFCPNCGQPTNGAKFCGNCGTKLV, encoded by the coding sequence ATGGGATTATTTTCAAATCAGTTTGCAAATGTTGTAGAGTGGGAAGAGTACAGAGATGACGTCATCTTCTGGAAGTGGACCAACAGAGAGATAAAGAAGGACTCAAAGCTTATCATCAAGCCGGGGCAGGATGCTATATTCCTGTATAATGGAGCTGTGGAAGGTATATTTACAGAGTCGGGAAGCTATACTATTGATTCACAGATCATACCATTCCTTTCAACACTTAAGGGATTCAAGTTTGGTTTCAATTCAGGACTTCGCGCAGAGGTGCTGTTTGTAAATACAAAGGAATTTACATGTAACTGGGGAACCAGTTCGCCTATCAGACTTCAGGCTCCTGGACTTCCTGGTGGACTTCCGGTAAGATCAAATGGTAAGTTCTCATTCAAGATAGACGACTACAATGTTCTTATTGAGAAGGTTGCCGGTATCAAGCAGCAGTTTACTGTTGATGATATAAGAGATCGTATCAGAGGCATTCTGGATGGCCTTCTCATGAAGTGGATAACAAAGGTTGGAGGGGATGTATTCAACCTCATGGCAAACTCGGTTGATATAGCTAAGGGTATCAAGGAAGATTTGGACATGGAGCTTCTGGGAATCGGACTCACCATCACAGATTTCAGAATTAGTGAGTTTACATATCCGGAGAACATACAGAAACGTGCGGATCAGGCTGCTGAGTATTCAATGATTGGGGATATGAATAGATTCCAGCAGGTCAATATGGTTGATTCCATGGCAAGGGGTGGCCATGCGGGAACAGCCGGAAGCAATGCAACGGATATGGCGAATGCCATGGTAGGAATGCAGATGGGAATGGCGATGGCCAATCAGATGGCAGGAACAATGAACCAGATGAATAATCAGATGAATAATCAGATGGGCGGCCAGGCAGCAGGAAATGGTGTTGCACCGAAGTTCTGCCCGAACTGTGGACAGCCGACAAACGGAGCTAAGTTCTGTGGTAACTGCGGAACAAAGCTTGTGTAG
- the pcrA gene encoding DNA helicase PcrA, producing the protein MAGLNDMQQQACEHVDGPLLILAGAGSGKTRVITHRVAYLMDHEGVNPLNILAITFTNKAAREMRDRVDLIVGEGADRVWVSTFHSLCVRILRRYADKIGYEKNFDIYDSDDQKSTVKSILKDFQIDPKRYPEKMFMSEISKAKEKYMSPDEFARRNAADYAATKVAEVYTEYQGRLKKNNAMDFDDLIYKTVELFEHNPDVLDTYQNRFRYIMVDEYQDTNHIQFLMVKMLARKYRNLCVVGDDDQSIYKFRGANITNILNFEKEYEDAKVIKLEQNYRSCGNILAAANAVIQHNEGRKDKALWTDQDAGEKISFDQCDTEYAEGDLVASRIKTLVRQGVGYRDIAILYRTNAQSRVLGEKMVYANIPYRVYGGTNFYARKEIKDVLAYLKVINNTTDNLYFRRVVNVPKRGIGEASLSKVESFADAYGLSMMDAAARADEIPGMAVKTSGKIKQFATLIQSFRDMLQDGESLDAVYDRILEDTGYESELIAEHTEESMTRLENIDELRNKVVEFVDENEEAGLSEFLEEIALVSDLDSMSEDDNQVKLMTLHSAKGLEFPYVFICGMEDRVFPSGMALNSDDPDALEEERRLCYVGITRAMKKLYLSAARERMMHGNRISSDVSRFIREIPPLLFEHEADMRNMAKRRETESVDRYNRGDLYSDSSYGSSYNYKPRTPGKEYGQKNPYSSYARQKSYGQPSTQPAFGKAFVVSASGKPDYEVGDRVRHIKFGVGTVENLEKGDKDYEVTVNFDRCGVRKMFASFAKLKKSE; encoded by the coding sequence ATGGCAGGACTTAATGATATGCAGCAGCAGGCTTGTGAGCATGTGGATGGACCACTTCTCATACTTGCCGGTGCAGGAAGCGGAAAGACACGAGTGATAACACACAGGGTTGCCTATCTCATGGATCATGAGGGGGTGAATCCTCTTAATATACTGGCTATAACATTTACAAACAAAGCGGCCAGAGAGATGAGAGACAGAGTTGATCTGATAGTTGGTGAGGGTGCAGACCGTGTATGGGTGAGTACATTTCATTCTCTTTGCGTCAGGATACTCAGAAGATATGCAGATAAGATCGGATATGAAAAGAATTTTGATATATATGATTCTGATGATCAGAAGAGTACAGTCAAGAGTATATTGAAGGATTTTCAGATAGATCCTAAGAGATATCCCGAAAAGATGTTTATGAGTGAGATATCAAAGGCGAAGGAGAAGTATATGTCTCCTGATGAATTTGCGCGCAGAAATGCCGCGGACTATGCGGCTACCAAGGTGGCGGAGGTGTACACGGAATATCAGGGAAGACTCAAGAAGAACAATGCCATGGACTTTGATGATCTCATATATAAGACGGTGGAGCTGTTTGAGCATAATCCGGACGTCCTCGATACATATCAGAACAGATTCAGATACATCATGGTGGATGAGTATCAGGATACAAACCATATCCAGTTCCTGATGGTGAAGATGCTTGCGAGAAAGTACAGGAATCTCTGCGTGGTGGGTGATGACGATCAGTCTATATACAAGTTCAGAGGCGCGAATATAACCAATATACTCAACTTTGAGAAGGAGTATGAGGATGCAAAGGTCATAAAGCTGGAACAGAACTACAGATCGTGCGGCAATATTCTGGCGGCTGCAAATGCTGTCATACAGCACAATGAGGGCAGAAAAGATAAGGCGCTTTGGACAGATCAGGATGCTGGAGAGAAGATATCGTTTGATCAGTGCGATACGGAGTATGCGGAGGGAGATCTGGTTGCCAGCCGTATAAAGACGCTTGTAAGGCAAGGTGTTGGCTACAGGGATATAGCCATACTCTACAGAACAAATGCCCAGTCCCGTGTGCTCGGTGAGAAGATGGTGTATGCCAACATTCCATATAGAGTGTATGGCGGCACGAATTTCTATGCGAGAAAAGAGATAAAGGATGTGCTTGCGTATCTCAAGGTTATAAACAATACCACGGATAATCTCTATTTTAGAAGAGTGGTAAATGTGCCAAAGCGAGGGATAGGTGAGGCTAGCCTCAGCAAGGTGGAATCATTTGCGGATGCATATGGACTGTCAATGATGGATGCCGCAGCAAGGGCTGATGAGATACCAGGAATGGCGGTGAAAACCTCCGGAAAGATAAAGCAGTTTGCAACGCTTATACAGTCTTTCCGGGATATGCTGCAGGACGGTGAGAGCCTAGATGCTGTGTATGACAGGATTCTTGAGGATACGGGCTATGAGTCGGAACTCATAGCAGAGCATACAGAGGAATCAATGACAAGACTTGAGAATATAGATGAACTCCGGAATAAAGTAGTGGAATTTGTTGACGAGAATGAGGAGGCTGGACTGAGCGAATTCCTTGAGGAAATTGCGCTGGTGTCAGATCTTGATTCCATGTCGGAAGATGACAACCAGGTGAAGCTCATGACTCTTCACAGTGCAAAGGGACTGGAGTTCCCGTATGTGTTTATATGCGGAATGGAAGACAGGGTATTCCCTAGTGGAATGGCGTTAAATTCAGACGATCCTGACGCACTTGAGGAGGAGAGGAGACTTTGCTATGTGGGAATCACAAGGGCGATGAAGAAACTGTATCTGAGCGCGGCTAGAGAGCGAATGATGCATGGTAACCGTATCAGCAGTGATGTGTCCAGATTCATAAGGGAGATTCCGCCACTGCTGTTTGAACATGAAGCGGATATGAGAAACATGGCAAAGAGAAGAGAGACGGAATCGGTGGACAGGTACAACAGAGGAGACTTATACAGCGACAGCTCATATGGCAGCTCATATAACTATAAGCCGAGAACCCCTGGAAAAGAATATGGACAGAAGAATCCATATAGCAGCTATGCAAGACAGAAATCCTATGGCCAGCCGTCGACACAGCCGGCATTTGGCAAAGCCTTTGTTGTAAGTGCATCTGGAAAGCCTGATTATGAGGTTGGAGACAGAGTCAGACATATCAAGTTTGGTGTGGGAACTGTAGAAAACCTTGAGAAGGGCGACAAGGATTACGAGGTTACTGTGAACTTTGACAGATGCGGAGTAAGAAAAATGTTTGCTTCGTTTGCCAAATTAAAGAAAAGTGAATAA
- a CDS encoding response regulator transcription factor, producing the protein MYNILICDDEKDIVSAIEIYLKTAGYSVYKAYNGKEAVDMVNAKDIQLVLMDVMMPQMDGITAMAKIRENSNVPVIMLTAKSEDTDKVLGLEVGADDYVTKPFNPVELLARVKSQLRRYMQLGGGETPKDKLVIGGIELDDKSKQVTLDGEVMPLTPTEYDILKLLMQNVGKVFSTKEIYRAVWKEDPMGAEGSVAVHIRHLREKIEINPSDPRYIKVIWGRGYKMEVQ; encoded by the coding sequence ATGTACAATATATTAATATGTGACGATGAAAAAGACATAGTATCAGCGATAGAGATATATCTCAAGACAGCCGGGTATTCGGTATACAAAGCTTATAACGGAAAGGAAGCTGTTGACATGGTAAATGCCAAAGATATACAGCTTGTGCTAATGGATGTCATGATGCCTCAGATGGACGGTATAACAGCCATGGCAAAGATAAGAGAAAACAGCAATGTGCCGGTTATCATGCTGACGGCAAAGAGTGAGGATACCGACAAGGTGCTGGGACTTGAGGTCGGCGCAGATGACTATGTGACAAAACCATTCAATCCGGTGGAACTTCTGGCAAGGGTAAAGTCCCAGCTCAGGCGTTACATGCAGCTGGGAGGTGGAGAGACACCAAAGGATAAGCTGGTTATCGGAGGAATAGAGCTTGACGACAAATCCAAACAGGTCACACTTGATGGAGAAGTTATGCCCCTCACCCCAACGGAGTATGACATCCTGAAACTTCTTATGCAGAATGTGGGAAAGGTATTTTCTACAAAAGAAATATACAGGGCAGTGTGGAAGGAGGATCCTATGGGAGCGGAAGGATCTGTTGCAGTACACATAAGACATCTTAGAGAAAAGATAGAGATAAATCCTTCAGACCCAAGATATATAAAGGTTATCTGGGGAAGAGGTTATAAAATGGAGGTACAATAG
- a CDS encoding AEC family transporter — MSNFVFSINATIPIFLVILLGWFLMKIHLITEEFANVANKYVFKVALPVLLFRDIATTSILDDLNIRFVLFCFFGTIIMFGLVWLFALIYCKDRSMVGAFVQGAARGSAAVLGVAFVENICGNSGMAPLMIVAAVPMYNVISVIALTFGGNDRQRGTAGIKKAFINILKNPIIIGIVLGVPFSVFDIPIPAIPLRTIGYIAQTATPIALIAIGAGFDSQQAITRLKPSLIATVIKLVILPIIFLPAAIWMGFDSSEIVAILIMVGAPATVSGYIMAKNMDNDYVLSSNIIVISTLLSSVTLTMWVFVLKCLGAI, encoded by the coding sequence ATGAGTAACTTTGTTTTTAGTATAAACGCGACGATACCGATATTTCTGGTGATACTTCTGGGGTGGTTTCTTATGAAGATACATCTCATAACGGAAGAGTTTGCTAATGTAGCAAACAAATACGTATTCAAAGTTGCTCTTCCTGTTTTGCTGTTCCGGGATATAGCTACAACATCCATATTGGATGATCTGAATATAAGGTTTGTCCTTTTCTGTTTTTTTGGAACGATAATAATGTTTGGGCTTGTATGGTTGTTCGCGTTGATCTATTGCAAAGACAGATCCATGGTGGGAGCATTTGTTCAGGGGGCAGCCAGAGGAAGTGCTGCGGTGCTTGGCGTTGCATTTGTTGAAAATATATGTGGCAACTCGGGGATGGCACCACTCATGATAGTGGCGGCAGTGCCGATGTATAATGTCATATCTGTCATAGCACTCACATTTGGAGGAAATGACAGGCAGAGAGGAACTGCAGGAATAAAGAAGGCGTTTATCAATATATTGAAGAATCCGATCATAATCGGAATTGTTCTCGGAGTTCCATTTTCAGTATTTGACATACCTATCCCGGCAATTCCGCTCAGAACGATAGGATACATAGCGCAGACGGCAACGCCGATAGCACTCATAGCAATAGGAGCGGGATTTGACTCTCAGCAGGCGATAACAAGACTTAAGCCTTCTTTGATTGCAACAGTGATAAAGCTGGTGATACTGCCGATAATATTTTTACCGGCAGCCATTTGGATGGGATTTGATTCTAGTGAGATCGTGGCGATACTCATCATGGTGGGAGCTCCTGCAACGGTTTCCGGCTACATAATGGCAAAGAACATGGATAATGATTATGTCCTGTCGTCAAATATAATCGTTATATCCACATTATTGTCATCTGTAACGTTGACTATGTGGGTGTTTGTGTTAAAATGTTTGGGAGCGATTTAA
- a CDS encoding sodium:solute symporter family protein produces the protein MVLKVIMLVVFFAIMLGVGFYSRKHTKDVNGFVLGGRSVGPWLTAFAYGTSYFSAVIFIGYAGQFGWKYGIASTWIGIGNALLGSLVAWVVLGRRTRLLTQELDTRTMPEFFEKRYSSKSLKLFSSVIIFIFLIPYTASLYNGLSRLFGMAFNVDYKICVIVMAALTGIYVIVGGYMATAINDFIQGLIMLVGIVAVIYAVLNNYGGLTGALDSLARINDPAVSDTPGVFASFLGPDVFNLFCVVVLTSLGTWGLPQMVQKFYAIKDERSIKTGTVVSTLFAIIVAGGCYFLGGFGRLTGTDVAVEGFDAIIPHLLEKLPAALMGLVVILVLSASMSTLSSLVLTSSSTLTIDFIKPVIAPKMGEKKQIFVMRIMLVMFVAVSAVIAIVQYSSRITFIAQLMGVSWGAIAGAFLAPFLYGLYWKKTTVAACWTCFVWGTGIMTLNFISNTWGLFKFPSVMQSPINCGAVAMVGGLIIVPIVSLFTKKPDQKKVEDAFSCYEETVTVAHRKALD, from the coding sequence ATGGTACTCAAAGTTATTATGCTTGTTGTTTTCTTTGCAATTATGCTGGGAGTTGGATTTTACTCAAGAAAACACACAAAAGATGTGAATGGATTTGTTCTTGGCGGCAGAAGCGTTGGCCCATGGCTCACGGCATTTGCCTATGGAACATCTTATTTTTCGGCGGTCATATTCATCGGATATGCTGGACAGTTTGGATGGAAGTATGGAATTGCATCCACATGGATAGGAATTGGAAACGCGCTGCTCGGTTCGCTGGTGGCATGGGTAGTTCTTGGAAGACGTACAAGGCTTCTCACACAGGAGCTTGACACTAGAACTATGCCGGAGTTTTTCGAGAAGAGATATTCCAGCAAATCACTGAAGCTGTTCTCGTCGGTCATCATTTTTATATTCCTGATACCTTACACTGCATCTTTGTACAACGGACTTTCCAGATTGTTTGGAATGGCGTTCAATGTTGATTATAAGATTTGCGTTATCGTAATGGCTGCACTTACAGGTATATATGTAATTGTTGGAGGATACATGGCGACGGCCATCAATGACTTTATTCAGGGGCTTATCATGCTGGTGGGCATCGTTGCAGTTATATATGCAGTACTGAACAATTATGGAGGACTCACAGGAGCACTTGACAGTCTTGCAAGGATAAATGATCCTGCGGTGTCAGATACCCCAGGGGTGTTTGCGTCATTCTTAGGACCTGATGTGTTCAATCTGTTCTGCGTTGTCGTGCTGACTTCGCTTGGAACATGGGGACTTCCACAGATGGTACAGAAGTTCTATGCTATCAAGGATGAGAGATCAATCAAGACAGGTACGGTTGTATCGACTCTATTTGCTATCATAGTTGCCGGTGGATGTTACTTCCTCGGTGGTTTTGGAAGATTGACAGGAACCGATGTTGCTGTAGAGGGATTCGATGCCATCATTCCGCATCTGCTTGAGAAACTCCCTGCAGCCCTTATGGGACTTGTGGTCATACTGGTGCTCTCAGCATCTATGTCCACACTTTCTTCGCTGGTCCTTACATCCAGCTCAACTCTCACCATCGACTTTATAAAGCCGGTCATTGCTCCTAAGATGGGTGAGAAGAAACAGATATTTGTCATGAGAATCATGCTTGTTATGTTTGTTGCTGTATCGGCTGTTATTGCCATCGTGCAGTACTCAAGCAGGATCACATTCATAGCACAGCTCATGGGCGTTTCATGGGGCGCTATAGCAGGTGCGTTCCTTGCACCGTTCCTGTATGGTTTATACTGGAAGAAGACAACAGTTGCAGCGTGTTGGACATGTTTTGTATGGGGAACAGGAATCATGACGTTGAACTTTATAAGCAACACATGGGGATTGTTCAAATTCCCATCAGTGATGCAGTCACCTATTAACTGTGGTGCGGTTGCAATGGTGGGCGGTCTCATCATAGTTCCTATTGTGAGCTTGTTCACGAAGAAGCCTGACCAGAAGAAGGTCGAGGATGCCTTCTCGTGTTACGAGGAGACGGTTACAGTAGCCCACAGAAAGGCACTTGATTAG
- a CDS encoding shikimate kinase, with translation MNNIVLTGMPGAGKSTIGVLLAKVLGYKFVDADILIQDSQGMLLREIIAKYGDEGFLKIENDVNKGITEQHMVIATGGSAVYCREAMEKYMAEDMVIYINLPYEEIANRLGNIKRRGVVLKTGQTLKDLYDERTKLYEKYCHINIKADGLGIEELLDSVAGMIMVRREL, from the coding sequence ATGAACAATATAGTATTGACAGGAATGCCGGGAGCTGGGAAAAGCACGATAGGCGTACTGCTTGCAAAGGTTTTAGGTTACAAATTCGTCGATGCGGATATACTTATTCAGGACAGTCAGGGTATGTTGCTTAGAGAGATAATAGCAAAGTATGGTGACGAAGGTTTCCTAAAGATAGAGAATGATGTAAACAAGGGGATAACGGAGCAGCATATGGTTATAGCTACAGGCGGCAGTGCGGTGTACTGCAGGGAGGCTATGGAGAAGTATATGGCGGAGGATATGGTCATATACATCAACCTTCCGTACGAGGAAATCGCAAACAGACTTGGAAATATAAAGAGAAGGGGAGTTGTACTCAAGACTGGACAGACATTGAAGGATCTGTATGACGAGAGGACAAAGCTCTATGAGAAATATTGCCATATCAATATCAAGGCGGATGGTCTTGGAATTGAGGAATTGCTCGACAGTGTTGCGGGAATGATAATGGTACGAAGAGAGCTTTAA